Below is a window of Halomicrobium mukohataei DSM 12286 DNA.
CGCGCTCGGTTCGCTGTCGTTCCCGTCGGGATGGTACGCCTACACCGGGAGCGCGCTGGGCAGCGGCGGCTTCAGCCGCGTCGACCGTCACGAACGCGTCGCGGCGGGCGACCACGACGTGCGCCACTGGCACGTCGACTACCTGCTGGGCGCGCCCGGGACCCAGCTCGATCACGTCGTCTGCTCGGCGGGCGTCGACATCGAGTGTGCGGTCGCCGACGCCGTCGCCGGCAGCCGCGTCCGCGAGTTCGGGAGCTCCGACTGCGACTGTGAGTCCCACCTCGCCTTCCACCCCGACCGGACGACGCTTCTGGACGCCGTCGATCGAGCACACCGGGCGAACCGGT
It encodes the following:
- a CDS encoding GIY-YIG nuclease family protein → MSEGGTYTLLIERTEDGTLEVGALGSLSFPSGWYAYTGSALGSGGFSRVDRHERVAAGDHDVRHWHVDYLLGAPGTQLDHVVCSAGVDIECAVADAVAGSRVREFGSSDCDCESHLAFHPDRTTLLDAVDRAHRANR